In the Neodiprion virginianus isolate iyNeoVirg1 chromosome 2, iyNeoVirg1.1, whole genome shotgun sequence genome, AGGTGATATCAGacaacaaaaattgaatacctGTCATCAGAAGCTTCTATGAAATATAAGATTTATCtctgagaaaatatttttaaaacgcATTCCCAATATTTTGATACTCTTGATTGAATACTGTTGTTAAATTGTATAGAAGGGTATTACAGTGACTCAATGGTTAATTatataagaagaaaaattacctgTAGCAATAGTTTGGCGCTGACCAAACCGTAAGGACTGTTTCATTAAAATGCCACTTGTACCCTTCCATGACTAATTGATGGGCTCGACAAATCATGTCTATGTCATTAGCAGAGTTGAACTGTGCAACAACGTCGCTACCAAACAAATATCCAGCGCCTCGAGGAGAAACGCCCCATCCTTGCGTATCCTCAGGATCTGACCAGAGCAAATCACACATTGGACCGTCGTGTGGTACCTGAAATTATTGTGAacgaattgaattgaattcgtGGTGGTGACAAAATCTCAAGGTAGTTGGTCAGCCATAAATGAAtacttttcatcaattttattgcaaaataatTGTATTCAGAGTATTTATGcagatattatatacatatggtGAGAAAATCtcttcaaaaatacaaaagtaGAAAATACTGACATGATAAACAAAAGCTTAAATATCGCTGCGTTGTTTCGAGTTACTTCAAAATCGGTTAAAAACTTAGTAGATTCGCTCGATTTCACTCGATgatggctcattttattcaggaGACTAATTCCTACAAATTAactaaaacatttttttcacctgatGCAATCCGTGAATATCTAATTTAACGAcatgaggaaaaaagaaaatttatttcagtgactttgtagaaaatggtcttacgaataaaatgagcttttgtggaatgaaattgaatgaagCTACTagattttcaaccattttcaaattaattgaaataaaccATCAATATGTAACCTGTACTTTATAGGTGATTGcagtattttctattctcgttttttcaaaGAGCTCTTCTTAGCTCTGAATATAGTAATTTGATAAATGCTCAATAGAATTTGCATTGACGCTAATTTTTAGATAAAGCATAATCCGTATTAAACAACATACCTCTTGTTTCCTATCTATTGTCCTAATTTGGTCCAGTGTTTGAATACTAGGCGAAAGACCACCGTGAACGCAGAATATCTTTCCATCGATTATCGCCGACAGGGACAGGTAATCAAATATCTCTGTGCAGTATCGCCACACTGTTATGCTTCCATACTTGCGCAAGCATTCGTCATAGAAACCATAAACCTGCGTTATCTGTCTCGATTCATGATTACCACGGATCAGGGTTATTCTGTCGGGATAGCGAACCTGCAAACATTGTTATTcacgatttgaaaataaaaagagtcATAATTGTGTACACTGGATAActttcgttaaatttttaactcTGATATTTCGCTTaacatatttattatatcatttatttaatacTTATTTTTAGTAGTTTTTAATGTATAGTGTGTAATCAATATAGCTGAAGTTTCTTGTAAGAATACCATCGTACTTTTAAAGCAAGAAGAAGCAAGAATGTTTCAACACTGTAAAATCCCCTGTCAACAAAATCGCCCATGAAAAGGTAGTTCGTTTCAGGAACATCGCCACCCACTTTGAACAACTCTTTTAGATCATAAAATTGTCCGTGTATATCACCGCAAAcctaaaaaatataaatttatggtTAATCTTGTTGGAATGAATTGCTAACCAATTCAAAagattaaaagaaaaagtaaaacttTGTATTcatcaacaaaaaatttgttaatttgtGAATAATCTGCCtgagacatttttttgaaGCAATTTTTAGACTGGGAAGTAGATCCTGGAGAACGATAGGTTTTTAGGAGTTGGAATTACAGAAAAGTCTAGGATTGACTTTCAATAGGCAAAATCGTTTTGATGTTCTTCAGcctattgataaaaaattttgcaaaatgtGGAAAATTTAAATGATAAGAAGAAGGTACATGCCAAATTCTATGAAAATCAGGATTAATATCAATTATAGGAATTACGAACTCTTGCAAAGTGTATGACATCTCCATTTTGTAACTGTAATTCATGAAATATTAGAATTTTCTGGCGATTTTTTCCTTAAAGGTTAACAattgtataatgaaaaaaattaagtcaTCAAACGAACAGCTAATATTGGCTGGGTTTAAGAGAAAACAGtggatttttatatttactgCAAGGGAACCCGTGAAATTAGTGTTCTTAACTCCtcagaagagaaaagaaacgttGAGTGTTCTGTGTAGAATTTGAGGACCAATATGCAGCCTACAATTGTGTTCTCAATTCTGCCATCAATATTTAGGTGAAATACATTTTGAGAATCGTACAACTAATAGAATCTTGTTGTAGTAATGTGGTCTTCACtttaaaaaataagttaatgaaatttcaaacagatTTCTGATACGCTTCACGCATTTATAGTGACTTTGGAATTCATCGAATATTGGCACATTTACGGGTTCAACGACCAACTTACAGTAACGGGTGAGTCGACTCGCTGCACATTACTTTCTTCGATCAGGATTTCCCTAGCTTTAGCACAGAGAGCCTTAACTTCGGCTTCTTTGATAATCTCGCATTTTTTCAGCTGTTCAATTTGCCGATCCAAATCACTGGAATCGGACATTGCTCCGTTAGTTTACTGCTCCTAAACTgtaaacatataaaaatacaaataaaatgttATATAGACATTTTTACTTTGTTGAAATTTCTGGTTTATAAAAGATCAAACTTTGCATACTCTAAAGGCAGCTAATAATGCAATCTAACCTGAAATATTGAACGCGGTGTTCCAAGTTCAGttaaattgttgaataatCATGACGGGCCAGTTTAGGCAGATATGTTTGGGTTAGGTAAATTGTGAGGCAGATTGAGGTTTTTGGTCTGAAAACGACCTGAGGTAAAGCACTATGATTACATCGAATACAAAAGCAGGTTAGTCAAGGAAGATATGAACGGACACAAGTCGCGTAAAGATATCGAGCGATTTTTGAAACAGCAATAAGATTaggtaaataatgaaatagaAGGATGTTTCACAGTACGAGTGAAATAGCAGCCAAGATACGGTAAGAgcatttcgttaaaaaaaactgagtTTCTAAGTGAAAATAGTTTATAAATCTACTAATTACGATGGATATACGAGAACCTGCGTGTTTAGTGTAATATCGCAGCAAAACACGGAGAAATAAAAGCACTAAGTGCCAAGCATGCAGCTCATGGACAGACTGTAAAATACTAATTCCCTTACCGTCTAGATGAGGAACggattatttttcgacgagACTCTAATCACTCGAAGAAGCTGGCTTTTCTCACCGTAATCTCCTGCCGGTCTCCATTTATTTCCGACAATGCATTGCGTGGTGCGCGCGTCGTTCGTTGCAGGGAGACTAGAGTAAAGGAGTGGACACAGCGTGCTTCAGAAATGAACACGAAATCCCGGCCTAAAACGGCGGCGCTGCGATCAAAAAGATCGtagtcatatatatatatatttagatCAGACACACTGTTACTACTTATTTTCTAACCTCAATGTGGCAAAATTCGTGCAGTGTTTATGTTTACACGTGTAAAGCTTTTTGTTATTAATGTGCagtgttaattaatttattatgtttattaaaatgggtgtatcaaatttcgttgaataaaaataagctgAAACATTAGGAATCtgtaatttatcattttcgcGTAATGAATCGAGAGAAGCTCAGGACAATTTTGTCCCgttattttatgaaaaaaaagttttgacaatTCTCGAAATAGTCTCCTTAACTTCTAATATACTATCATTTAGGTGCGTCACTTTTCATTCTACTGCGCAAGCGCGGATCGGTCACTTTCATCGTGTGGACCACGGTCTTACGTACAGGTCTGGTAACTCCGGCACTTTTGAGTGGTAGGGGGTGTCACCGTTAGTGAGGCACACGGTCTTGTTTTCTATCCATCCGCTAGGGGCGCCATTGGCCCGGGGTAtgatagatatagatatataccgATAAGATAACCTGCTCATCGAAGTTTTTGACAATTCATAACTCAGTGTAAAGTGTGTAAACGGTGGATCATCTACACAAGATCTCAAACTGTCTCAAAAGTTGTGAGCCCTCGCTTGATGTTTATGGATTTTATTGACTTAAACATTTGAGGATTctgttaaaataaaacaattatcacgCCCGCCATGGAATGCTAGTAAACatctcaatcattttttattcgcatctttcttcatttttgagtGTTATTCAGGATtgttgattccgaaaaatcgGCTGTTCGGATCTGATTTATGATTGGCTCACCCCAAGGGGGCAGCGCTGCAGACGGCGAAGACGAGAACCACGGTTTTGCCTCATTATCTGAGGCATAGCTCACCCTACTAGTTTTGCGGACCTGTAGGTAAGAGCGTGGTGTGGactaattttattactatatttaCGATCTTTTCGACCTATGTGATGCTAATGGTAAAGCGGAGAACTAATTGAAGAACGGGTTTTTGAGGACGCCGTTACTACTTATTCTCCTATGCTGTGTCCATTCCTTCACTCTAGTCTCCCTGGTTCGTTGGTAATGCTGTTGCTACTATGTATGGCGTGTTGCCTGTTCAATACGTGTCTCCATATCAAAGTACCGACGGAGTCAGCACACAGTATTTCATTTGACAAGAGAACTGTGACACTATTCTCTTGTGAACACGGTCTTATAGACAGGTCTGGGAACTCCGGCTGTAAAACCGTGCTCGAAAACGAAGCCGATGTTGTGAATTTTCGCCGCTAGCGCTAGTGAGGGAGAGGCCTACTTAGGGCGTGTTCGGAAATTGACTGAAAGTACTGTCAGTACTGAAAATGGTATAGTCCAAGTGACGTATACTGTCGATTTTCAATACTGACAGTACTTTTAGTCAATTTCCGAACACGCCCTTAgtcacggtcttacatacaggtctggcaACGAAGGTAGTGGGTGTGGTTGATTTCACGGCCGGTTATTTATCTCACTTTGTGGCCGCCAGGTCGGCGTTGTGATCGAGGGATGGATAATCAACGCGTGCGCAATGCAGCGCCAacctaataataatattattattgttattgcaAGTAATGAATCGTTATGAATGAAAGTagttaatataaatattagtatgatataattattatggatgatatatgtatggaGACTAGAGGCAAAGAGTATCATCTCCGTTTCCTATTTTCAGCCGtcattattgaaatttatgatttACTTATCAAGTTATGGAATTCTTGTATCGCTTGCGTTTGAATTAATTCAGGCGGTGACCTAACCGAATAAACCACCAAGCTTGATTAAACCCCAAGCGGGGCTATAACTTaaatgttagaaaaaaatgtaaacaaattaTCTATATCAATCTCGTTtattttaaggaaaaaaagatataaatatcatatgtatgtgtgaataataaatctacgaaggtaataaatgaaataaacgtATGTTGTTTAAAGATACGGTGTTGTTTTTATTAGTTAAccaatttcgataattttttacaccgtgGTACCGCACATGGTTTaaccatctttttttttttaacgcaacAGCGTTTTACgcgtatgtaagaccgtgagTATAACGCACGCGCTGATTTTAGGTTATATgcttcatttcaaatataatttcgGTCGCACATTTTCGTCCTTACCCCACGTACATCTCTAGATAGCAGCGCCACGACATGGCTATTTCAAACACTAAAAACCACGGACAAGAGGAGTATTACATATATGAAGAGAACCACGTCGCTCTGTAGAAAATTGGCTTCGTtgccagacctgtatgtaagaccgtggttAAAAGCCGATGAACACGAACGGTACGAATCCACGATGCGCAGGCCCGAATTTCAAACTCTGCGCAAACTTGAATACATAAGCCACAAGCTAGATACGATTTTCGTGCCGTAGACCCGGGCTTAACGTCGCCCACGGCccaagttgatgaaaaaaaaaccctgtAATATCTGCGGATAAGACCACATAACCTATTCAGACGCAAGAAATCAATTGAATAATGTCGTTCAAAAAGGACCTGTTTTTGTTAATAAAACCGTATTACCTAGTCAATATAATCATCAGTCTTTCTTACATCGTTGCTAAGCGCTTACCCGTCTTGTGCAATTACTTATTTCTACAATCCGAATGTGAATTAAGTGGGGTATGTGTTgtaaattaattgaaattggcCTAACGTGAATAATTCCTGTTTTAAGTTATTCATTTTGCAATACTGCAAGTGATGCAAAAAACTtggaagtaaaaaagaaattttagtATATGCTCCATTAATAAGATGATTAAGAGTACCCTTTACCTAACCAACGGTAGTTAAACCCATTTCCCATTGTGTAGGCAAAGAATATGAATCTACACTGAAAGATGTGTTTGTGCGGTAATTTATTCTCGACTCATGGAATTAATGTCTGTTGAGACAAAGACATGGTTAACTCTACAAATACTAAGAGCCTTAATTGTTCCTATTTATTCCGTACGCAGTAATAAAACGTCGGTGCAACACTAACTTTTAATGTTCCAGCGAGAAACCGAGATCCTGTTTTTTCTGATGATCGTAATAATGATCAGAACCCGCAAGGCAGGCAGTGTTACCATGATAAATTATCTATCAGCCAGTTTTATCTATACAAAAATCGCGAATTTGATTCTCTGGCTCCACGCCGATGTGCGAATGGGAATAATCTTTGgaataatattcatttgtaagtatttattaGTGCAAAATCTCTTTCGATTACTTTCGCAACACATGAACTTGGCAGAAAATCTAtggtgtgaaaatttgattaaactGAACAAGGATAAATAACATTCAAAGCATTTCTATTTCGGAGATTTTACTGCCCAGAAATATTCAAtgtattaataatattgtcaATATTCCATCTAATATTGTCCAAAAAATTCTCTGTTGAATTAATTTGCTTTAAAGATTGAAATGAGACACGTTGTATATATTAGAATATATTTTGCTTGACATATAATCTTTTTGTTTAAGTGTGCGGACTTGTATTACCAGAGCCGACTTACCAAGGTCCTGAAAACGTTGTATATTTGCGTGCAGCTTCTGGACTCCAAGATGAACTTCAAAGAGATAACAGGATCATTTGGCTGGTTGCATTTTACACAGTGTGGAATCCAGCTTGCGTGAACTTTGCTCCAACATTTTCACAATTATCTGCAGAGTTGGTATTTTCATAACGTCACTTGTTGCTAATCTAAGTTGGGTCAatgatacaaaatttatatcacAGGTATGCTTTGGacaatttgaaattcggtaaagTTGACATTGGCAGATATCCAGATGCAGGAGCAAAATATAACATCAGTGACTCTAGCATGAGTCGGCAGCTGCCCACTCTAATACTTTTCAAAGAAGGCAAGGAAGTACAAAGACGCCCTCATGCTGATCACAGGGGGAAACTgcaaaagtttcttttttctgctgtaagtacaatttttattaagttTATTTTATGTTTGATAACGTATTAAATTGATGTTTATCCAATTGGCAGGACAACATCAAAGCAGCGTTTGATCTGAACAACATTTACaaagaatgtaaaaataatccattgaaaaaaagagacaaGAAACTGCTGAAAGAAGAATAatctattattttcaatcaactcAGACAGCTATTTATAACAGCTTATTATCTGTTGATTAATTTCTTGATATGTACAAGCTGCATTATGCAAGATGACTTCGTGTGTGCACTTCGtaggattttcttttttatgcAATGCAATACTGTACTTGTTACTGTATAACTATGTGAGATGATATGATGTGACAAAAAACTCATAATTGAACGAATAGTCAGAGAATTTCGCTCTTGATTGTCCTTTTTGCGTTACTGGCATTCTACAAACGTGTGtaatacacgaataaaatatgtaaataaaatatttacatagAGTTATACAGATAAATAGAAGAAGCAGGCAATACCTCTCAACAAATAGTATTTACATTACTTTGCTATAAATTTACTGTGCTTTGTGGAATCAACATGttctattaattattattttggaTAAGAGTATATTGTGTGAAATTAGCTATGATACTGCCAACAATtcacaaattattattattagatagCGTAGGGATGTAGCTAGAAAAATAGAATTGAGAAGAAAtagttacaataaatttattgcttatttattatatcaaaGAATGACGAATACAGAGAAACAGTGTAGTCATTAGGTTTATTCAAGTTCATCGACGGAAAATTTCGTGGTATTCACATTACCATAAAATTGAATTAGCTTGTAGTAAGTGAATTGTGATTCACTACATCTGATTCTAAAATTGTGATTacatacaataaataattacttaCGGAATAATTTTGAGTGTATCTTACAAATAATCTTCAGtatatatcatattattatgATAGCACCCTGCATCTGCAACAGATTCCAGTTATAACACTGGCAAAGCAATGGTTATAATCCTTTTGATTGCATATCTCCGTACCATATCCTATAACGGTGGCCAAAGTATTGCAACTTCATTCTGCGCCGATTCT is a window encoding:
- the LOC124298033 gene encoding serine/threonine-protein phosphatase 4 catalytic subunit, coding for MSDSSDLDRQIEQLKKCEIIKEAEVKALCAKAREILIEESNVQRVDSPVTVCGDIHGQFYDLKELFKVGGDVPETNYLFMGDFVDRGFYSVETFLLLLALKVRYPDRITLIRGNHESRQITQVYGFYDECLRKYGSITVWRYCTEIFDYLSLSAIIDGKIFCVHGGLSPSIQTLDQIRTIDRKQEVPHDGPMCDLLWSDPEDTQGWGVSPRGAGYLFGSDVVAQFNSANDIDMICRAHQLVMEGYKWHFNETVLTVWSAPNYCYRCGNVAAILELNEHLQRDFTIFEAAPQESRGIPSKKPQADYFL
- the LOC124298035 gene encoding thioredoxin-related transmembrane protein 2 homolog; amino-acid sequence: MSFKKDLFLLIKPYYLVNIIISLSYIVAKRLPVLCNYLFLQSECELSGRETEILFFLMIVIMIRTRKAGSVTMINYLSASFIYTKIANLILWLHADVRMGIIFGIIFILCGLVLPEPTYQGPENVVYLRAASGLQDELQRDNRIIWLVAFYTVWNPACVNFAPTFSQLSAEYALDNLKFGKVDIGRYPDAGAKYNISDSSMSRQLPTLILFKEGKEVQRRPHADHRGKLQKFLFSADNIKAAFDLNNIYKECKNNPLKKRDKKLLKEE